TTGTCGAGCAGGTTTGCGACCATCTGCCGGAGGCGGAGGGGGTTTCCGTTGAGCGCGGGAATCGACTCGTCGAGCGATACCTCCAGGCGGATCTGTTTGGCGTCCACCCGGCCGCGGATACCGTCCAGGGCGGCGCGCGCGACCGCATTCAGTTGGATCGCCTCCTTCTGCGAATCGATTCCGGATTCGATTTTCCCAAGGTCCAGCAGGTCGGAGATCAGCGTGGTGATGGACCCGACGCTGTTCTGGATGCGGCGGATGAAGGTTTTTTGCTGGTCGGTGACCGGGCCGGCGCGCTCGATCAGATCGACGTAGCCGAGGATGGTGGTGAGCGGCGAGCGCAGATCGTGCGAGACGGTGGCGACGAATTCGCTCTTCAGCCGGTCCAGCTCCTTGAGTTGGGTGATGTCGTTAAGCACGATGGCGTAGCCGACGCCCTCGATCGGAGTGAGGTGGGCGTTATAGACGCGGTCGTCGGCGAGCGTGATTTCCGTCCGCCGCTGTTTGGCGAGGGGGGATTCCCGCCGCGCGAAAAGGTATTGCAGTTCGAGGTTGGGGAAGACCTCCTTCAACGGGCGCCCGGCCAGCGGCGAATCGTCGAGATGGAAGAGGGCGCGGACGGTCCGGTTGGCGATCAGCATCCGTCCCTCGGTGTCGGTGATGATCACGCCGTCCTCCACCTGCTGGATTACGGTTTCCAGCTGGCGCATCTGCGCGCGGGTGGCTTCCAGCAGCCGGGCGTTTTCCAGGGCGATGACGGCATGCTCGGCCAGCGCCTGCATCAGCGCCAGATCGCTTTCGTGCAGCGGGCGGCGGGCGGCGCGGTTGTCCACCCCGAGCAGGCCGATCGTCTTTCCCTGCTGCAGCAAGGGCACGAAGATCAGCGAATGGACCAGAAAGGAGGATTTGATCTTGCGCGGCCCTTCGCCATCGAGAAGGATCGGCTCCCCCTTGCGGATCACCTCTCCGGCAAGGGAATCTTCCATCTTCATGCGGAAGGTGCGGACGAACTCCTCGTCGAAATTTTTCGACGCGCGCATGTAGAGCTCGCCGCTGGCGGGATCGACGAGCATCAGGCTGCCTTCCTCCGCTCCGGTCAGGCGGACGGCGGCTTCGACGATGCTGGCCAGCGCCTGGTCGAGATCCAGCTGGCTGTTGATGTTCTTGGCCAGCTGGGAGAGAGTCTCCAGCTCCCGGACCCGGACGTGCAGGGGGGAAGTGGTGCCCAGGGCCGAATGGCGGTCGAGGGCGGCCAGGAGGGCCGCCGGATCGACCGGATCGGCGATCCACTCATCGGCCCGAACGCGAAGCACGTCGGCATAGGATTTT
This DNA window, taken from Anaerolineales bacterium, encodes the following:
- a CDS encoding GAF domain-containing protein, with product MPEPLILFVDPARKHLPALEPILTREGRYRLSAPPSLPDALKELENSNPRIALLAFPGGAESLDAATRIRAERPGLPIILLLGKSVEKSYADVLRVRADEWIADPVDPAALLAALDRHSALGTTSPLHVRVRELETLSQLAKNINSQLDLDQALASIVEAAVRLTGAEEGSLMLVDPASGELYMRASKNFDEEFVRTFRMKMEDSLAGEVIRKGEPILLDGEGPRKIKSSFLVHSLIFVPLLQQGKTIGLLGVDNRAARRPLHESDLALMQALAEHAVIALENARLLEATRAQMRQLETVIQQVEDGVIITDTEGRMLIANRTVRALFHLDDSPLAGRPLKEVFPNLELQYLFARRESPLAKQRRTEITLADDRVYNAHLTPIEGVGYAIVLNDITQLKELDRLKSEFVATVSHDLRSPLTTILGYVDLIERAGPVTDQQKTFIRRIQNSVGSITTLISDLLDLGKIESGIDSQKEAIQLNAVARAALDGIRGRVDAKQIRLEVSLDESIPALNGNPLRLRQMVANLLDNAVKYTPEGGRIGFTTRREEGQAFLQVSDSGIGIPPNELPHVFNKFYRASNVQNTAGTGLGLSIVKSIAEIHGGRVWVDSTGGMETKFTVVLPLPKE